In Chloroflexi bacterium ADurb.Bin180, the following are encoded in one genomic region:
- the moaA_1 gene encoding Cyclic pyranopterin monophosphate synthase — protein MDYKRYLKYGSRILWKRGASPIYFVFFVTDFCNARCKHCLLAEHQPTTKSRELTIDEIERVSASMDDMLFFTPTGGEPFLRQDLSEIVRIFATNNHAANVGIPTNGSLTDRVIETTERMLKENPGLDLHIDVSIDGLRERHDDIRQFPGLFDRATRTYQELRQLEKHYPNFSTCVEITVSAYNQDQLLELYDHLTHKVGVNTVFTLLTRGAPRDPGAKGFDIAKYEELHAVLERDNKARMLSGYYKMPFSDLLNAKRIVRPRIIAKTVRERRYQIPCYAGSLGGAMFSEGQVLPCELQVDKMIGNVRDVDYDFKKLWYSQRADELRRWIRDTKCFCTYECFLTINILFNPLVLPRVFKEYAVLKVAEARHALSGGAPVSVAKSPDDK, from the coding sequence GTGGACTACAAACGCTATCTGAAATACGGCTCGCGCATCCTCTGGAAGCGAGGGGCCTCGCCCATCTACTTTGTTTTCTTTGTCACCGATTTCTGCAACGCTCGCTGCAAGCATTGTCTATTGGCCGAGCACCAGCCCACCACCAAGAGCCGCGAGCTGACCATTGACGAAATCGAGCGTGTGTCGGCCAGCATGGACGACATGCTGTTCTTCACCCCCACGGGCGGGGAACCCTTCCTCCGGCAGGATCTGTCGGAGATCGTGCGCATTTTCGCCACGAACAACCACGCGGCCAATGTGGGCATCCCTACCAACGGCAGCCTCACCGACCGGGTCATAGAGACCACCGAACGGATGCTGAAGGAAAACCCCGGCCTGGACCTGCACATCGACGTCTCCATCGACGGCCTTCGCGAGCGGCATGACGACATCCGGCAGTTCCCCGGCCTGTTCGACCGCGCCACGCGGACCTACCAGGAGCTGCGCCAACTGGAAAAGCACTATCCGAACTTTAGCACCTGCGTTGAGATCACCGTATCGGCCTACAACCAGGACCAGTTGCTCGAACTCTATGATCACCTGACGCACAAGGTGGGTGTCAACACCGTTTTCACCCTGCTGACACGCGGTGCACCACGCGACCCTGGCGCCAAGGGTTTTGACATCGCCAAGTACGAAGAGCTCCACGCTGTTTTGGAGCGAGACAACAAAGCGCGCATGCTCTCGGGCTATTACAAGATGCCATTCTCCGACCTGCTAAATGCCAAACGCATCGTGCGACCGCGCATTATCGCCAAGACCGTTCGCGAGCGCCGCTACCAGATCCCCTGCTACGCCGGCTCACTGGGCGGGGCGATGTTCAGTGAAGGGCAGGTGCTCCCCTGCGAGTTGCAGGTTGACAAGATGATCGGCAACGTGCGCGACGTGGACTATGACTTTAAGAAGCTGTGGTACAGCCAGCGTGCTGACGAGCTGCGCCGGTGGATCAGGGACACCAAGTGCTTCTGCACCTACGAATGTTTCCTGACGATCAACATCCTGTTCAATCCGCTGGTGCTGCCTCGCGTTTTCAAGGAGTACGCCGTGCTGAAAGTGGCCGAGGCGCGGCACGCTCTTTCGGGCGGCGCGCCGGTCAGCGTCGCGAAATCGCCAGACGACAAGTAG
- the arnC_2 gene encoding Undecaprenyl-phosphate 4-deoxy-4-formamido-L-arabinose transferase yields the protein MYRGHSVSVVVPCYNEEEGIQATMVDMPGLVDEVIVVDNNCTDRTAAVAQTLGAKVVPEPKAGYGAALKAGFRSATRDIIVAMDGDATYPRNFIPVVLDVMIDENLDFVTCDRTGHKAEQSDSFLRVLGNLVLNVVVLILYGFWLNDSQSGMWVFRRSILDQLNLTSDTMALSQELKIEAFTRKNLRSRELPIYYKARVGESKLNLWHDGFSNLLFLFRKRLDMLKGPRPRTGG from the coding sequence ATGTACAGAGGCCATTCCGTATCCGTGGTGGTGCCCTGCTATAACGAGGAGGAGGGCATCCAGGCGACCATGGTCGACATGCCAGGACTGGTCGACGAAGTGATCGTGGTCGACAACAACTGCACCGACCGAACCGCCGCAGTAGCGCAAACGCTGGGGGCCAAGGTAGTTCCCGAGCCCAAGGCGGGTTATGGAGCGGCGCTCAAAGCGGGTTTTCGGTCCGCGACCAGGGATATCATCGTGGCGATGGACGGCGACGCAACCTATCCGCGCAACTTTATCCCGGTCGTCCTTGACGTGATGATCGACGAGAACCTGGACTTTGTTACCTGTGACCGCACCGGCCACAAGGCGGAACAGTCTGATTCCTTTCTGCGGGTGTTGGGCAACCTGGTGCTCAATGTGGTCGTCCTGATACTCTACGGCTTTTGGTTGAACGATTCGCAGTCCGGCATGTGGGTCTTTCGCCGCTCGATTCTCGACCAGCTCAACCTGACCAGCGACACGATGGCCCTGTCGCAAGAACTCAAGATCGAGGCCTTTACGCGCAAGAACCTCCGCTCCCGCGAGCTGCCCATCTACTACAAGGCCCGCGTGGGCGAGAGCAAGCTCAATCTCTGGCACGATGGTTTCTCCAACCTGCTCTTTCTGTTCCGCAAGCGGCTGGACATGCTGAAAGGGCCCCGGCCCCGTACAGGTGGGTGA
- a CDS encoding UDP-glucose 4-epimerase translates to MVSYDSSFQGKNVLITGGLGFIGSNLAIRLVDLGANVLLVDSLIPDYGGNLFNVEPVKERLHINIADVRDANGMNWLVRDQDFLFNLAGQISHVDSMLDPYTDLEINCRAQLSILEACRHNNPAIKVVYASTRQVYGKAEYLPVNEKHLLRPVDVNGINKMAGEWYHILYNNVYGIRTVSLRLTNTYGPRLLMKHNRQGFVAWFIRQAMDNQEIQLFGDGKQLRDLNYVDDVVEAMLLAAVDEGSNGRLFNLGNSPPVTLQEFVVALLAACQSHGCGKGGYRLVPFPADKKRIDIGDYYADYGKIRSVLGWEPRVSLAEGLRRTIEYYAQNREHYWYQD, encoded by the coding sequence ATGGTAAGCTACGACAGTTCGTTCCAGGGAAAGAATGTTCTAATCACCGGCGGCCTCGGTTTTATCGGCAGCAACCTCGCCATCCGTCTGGTCGACCTGGGCGCCAACGTGCTTCTCGTTGACTCGCTGATCCCCGACTATGGGGGCAACCTGTTCAACGTCGAGCCGGTGAAGGAGCGCCTGCACATCAACATCGCTGACGTACGCGACGCAAACGGGATGAACTGGCTGGTGCGCGACCAGGATTTCCTGTTCAACCTGGCCGGACAGATCAGCCACGTGGACAGCATGCTCGATCCTTACACGGACCTGGAGATCAACTGCCGCGCCCAGCTCTCGATCCTCGAAGCCTGCCGCCACAACAATCCGGCGATCAAGGTGGTCTATGCCAGCACCAGGCAGGTTTATGGCAAGGCCGAGTACCTGCCGGTGAACGAGAAGCATCTGTTGCGTCCCGTGGACGTGAATGGCATCAACAAGATGGCCGGAGAGTGGTATCACATCCTCTACAACAACGTCTATGGCATTCGCACGGTATCGCTGAGACTGACCAACACCTACGGTCCCAGACTGCTGATGAAGCACAACCGTCAGGGCTTTGTGGCCTGGTTCATCCGTCAAGCGATGGACAACCAGGAGATCCAGCTTTTCGGTGATGGCAAACAACTGCGCGACCTCAACTATGTCGATGATGTCGTAGAGGCGATGCTGCTGGCCGCAGTCGATGAGGGCAGCAACGGCCGTCTGTTCAACCTTGGGAACAGCCCGCCCGTGACCCTGCAGGAATTCGTCGTCGCGCTCTTAGCGGCCTGCCAATCCCACGGATGCGGCAAAGGCGGCTACCGCCTGGTGCCCTTCCCGGCCGACAAAAAGCGCATTGACATCGGCGACTATTATGCTGACTATGGCAAGATTCGCTCGGTTCTGGGCTGGGAACCACGTGTGTCGCTGGCGGAGGGACTGCGCCGCACGATTGAGTACTATGCTCAGAACCGCGAGCACTACTGGTACCAAGACTAG
- a CDS encoding Undecaprenyl-phosphate mannosyltransferase, whose product MQQKVIVVMPAYNAAKTLERTYNDLPKEIVDKIILVDDVSQDETVEVARQLGLDVVIHIQNKGYGGNQKTCYLKALEDGADIVVMLHPDYQYDSTLVPELIRPILEGRCDMMLGSRFLSGGTLAGGMPIYKYLSNRFLTIVENLVLGQKLSECHTGFRAYSRRFLETIPFLLNSDNFVFDTEVIAQAVAFGFCIGEIGVPTRYFREASSVNFANSVVYGLSTLAVMARFLLTRWNLRPYPQFTKTLPEIISRYHLPQILRPNRPAQTGPNRPAQTGPQQPEDSSAGNEQASPINSH is encoded by the coding sequence ATGCAGCAGAAAGTCATCGTAGTGATGCCGGCGTACAACGCCGCCAAGACGCTGGAGCGAACCTACAACGACCTCCCAAAAGAAATCGTGGACAAGATCATCCTGGTGGACGACGTGAGCCAGGACGAAACGGTCGAGGTCGCGCGCCAGCTCGGTCTGGACGTTGTGATTCACATCCAGAACAAGGGCTATGGCGGGAACCAGAAGACCTGCTACCTCAAGGCTCTCGAGGACGGCGCCGACATCGTGGTGATGCTGCACCCCGACTATCAGTACGACTCGACCCTGGTGCCAGAGCTCATCCGCCCGATCCTCGAAGGCCGGTGCGACATGATGCTGGGCTCGCGCTTTCTCAGCGGCGGCACACTGGCCGGCGGCATGCCCATCTACAAGTACCTGTCGAACCGCTTCCTGACTATTGTCGAGAACCTCGTGCTGGGGCAGAAGCTGTCCGAGTGCCACACCGGCTTTCGTGCCTACAGCCGACGCTTCCTGGAGACCATTCCCTTCCTCTTGAATTCCGACAACTTTGTCTTTGATACCGAGGTGATCGCTCAGGCAGTGGCCTTTGGGTTTTGCATTGGCGAGATCGGCGTGCCCACGCGCTATTTCAGAGAGGCCTCATCGGTCAACTTTGCCAACAGCGTCGTCTATGGTCTGAGCACTCTGGCGGTCATGGCTCGCTTCCTGCTGACACGGTGGAACCTGCGGCCTTATCCCCAGTTCACCAAGACCCTGCCCGAAATCATCAGTCGCTACCACCTTCCTCAGATCCTGCGGCCGAACCGCCCCGCCCAGACGGGGCCGAACCGCCCCGCGCAGACGGGGCCGCAACAGCCCGAAGACTCGAGCGCCGGGAATGAACAAGCCAGCCCGATCAACTCGCACTGA
- the rimO_2 gene encoding Ribosomal protein S12 methylthiotransferase RimO, producing MSDSSGSLAPARVTLINPPSAPGTLANREGAAGMGVVYPAGERFLYPPHTLATVAAALRQAGYSVQLLDLVVSPHDEAALQADVICVLVSWATLQNDLDYIAALRAQTSARILALGSSLRFIAAQVAEGCPADAVLVGEAEGCCVEAVEYVRTNPSDSPRILTNHILRAANCDGDGWTADLAALPFPAWDLVPTSRYPLLSVFASKGCPDGCLYCPYSAAQGHRSRVRSIDSVVDEVAWLAHTFAPERVVFRDPVFAYQRERVVGFCERLIHSRISLRWECESRPEHFDAELLQLMQRAGCTWVKIGLETTDPTVLAGLQRIGSLGQAGDYLRHAAQVVESCQRLGLGCRLFVLSGLPGQDSAAARHTADWVSAVRPTALNVKALELYPGTLEASAPADTEQQMAILLAARAEIMAAQRPRGLISRARSWLRQLRRRMAR from the coding sequence TTGAGCGATTCCTCCGGAAGCCTTGCGCCGGCGCGGGTAACGCTGATCAACCCGCCGAGCGCCCCGGGCACGCTGGCCAATCGCGAAGGCGCCGCGGGGATGGGCGTGGTCTATCCTGCCGGGGAGCGCTTTCTGTACCCGCCCCACACCCTCGCCACCGTTGCCGCTGCCCTTCGTCAGGCCGGTTACTCCGTGCAGCTTCTGGATCTGGTGGTCAGCCCGCATGACGAAGCGGCGCTGCAGGCGGACGTGATCTGCGTCCTGGTCTCGTGGGCCACTCTTCAGAACGACCTGGACTATATCGCCGCCCTTCGTGCTCAAACATCGGCCAGAATCCTGGCTCTGGGCAGTTCGCTGCGCTTTATCGCGGCCCAGGTCGCTGAGGGTTGCCCTGCGGATGCCGTTCTAGTGGGAGAGGCAGAGGGTTGCTGCGTCGAGGCGGTCGAGTACGTTCGGACTAACCCTTCCGATAGCCCGCGCATCCTGACCAACCACATCCTCCGGGCGGCAAACTGCGATGGGGACGGCTGGACCGCGGACCTGGCTGCGCTTCCCTTCCCCGCCTGGGACCTCGTGCCCACCAGCCGCTACCCGCTCCTGAGCGTATTTGCCAGCAAGGGCTGTCCGGATGGCTGCCTCTACTGTCCCTATTCTGCCGCCCAGGGGCACCGCAGCAGAGTCAGGTCAATCGATAGCGTGGTGGACGAAGTCGCCTGGCTCGCCCACACCTTTGCGCCAGAGCGAGTCGTCTTCCGCGATCCGGTATTCGCCTACCAGCGCGAGCGGGTAGTGGGCTTCTGCGAACGGCTCATACACTCCCGGATCTCTCTGCGCTGGGAATGCGAGTCGCGGCCGGAACATTTCGATGCTGAACTACTCCAGTTGATGCAGCGGGCCGGCTGCACCTGGGTCAAGATCGGCCTCGAAACCACCGACCCCACCGTGCTTGCCGGTCTGCAGCGTATCGGGTCGCTCGGGCAAGCGGGGGACTATCTCCGCCATGCGGCGCAGGTCGTCGAATCGTGTCAGCGCCTCGGGCTGGGCTGCCGGCTTTTTGTCCTGAGCGGTTTGCCCGGCCAGGATAGCGCCGCCGCCAGGCACACTGCTGACTGGGTGTCTGCGGTGCGCCCCACCGCGCTGAATGTCAAGGCACTCGAACTGTACCCGGGCACCCTCGAAGCATCGGCCCCCGCCGACACAGAGCAACAGATGGCAATCCTGCTGGCCGCCCGGGCGGAGATCATGGCTGCGCAGCGACCGCGAGGACTAATCAGCAGGGCCAGGTCCTGGCTTCGGCAGCTCCGGCGGCGAATGGCTCGCTAG